A window of the Plasmodium vivax chromosome 12, whole genome shotgun sequence genome harbors these coding sequences:
- a CDS encoding hypothetical protein, conserved (encoded by transcript PVX_118410A): MESPKASMHEAYKSFCSQHPLKKLSMPKSDLVWSYYDINSRNENIVIFLHGICGTAGCYFYQLDALANLGFRVISFQYPCYNYLKDWIKNMCNILEYLNIKKAHFFASDLGGYLMQLYAKLYPSKVESLILCNSYRRTDDFAAVAAFRNVYGKLYSFLPHVLLKKIILENYIYVNYVNIDLKEKNSLEFMSNEVDLISSADLGGRISLQLSSENVDSICVNDRSITILQTLNNTYADSLNEDMKNAYPYAKHAILKSGGSFPYLSRHEEVNMYILVHLRNNCNAVFVKEQISSMSYMHQLKSEEVDIEQFASGRKFGKRVDGNVRKMTSEGGKCKISTINRCGTSPSSGDMHKGTTYHTEGGDPNGATFSYKERRKTEEGKIKQGVRSIRRDGHPEEQEDLFNLYKYGSYNSCENFSRKDTVTSEETVNSHEKVDAVVSSGQHSRYRGGAYGEVYPTKDDFHAGGISAKFGEERHESYAKQNPYEEQNEHCANLHNYTNEAFPDDPDADIVGINHNDGYYKNGYQHVSRNVTREDDVYGSPNGEYTYTSNEDIQTAGRSVRNSEERYNDESLNYADSCNENDPRYGRANVNKNDIFCHF, encoded by the coding sequence ATGGAGTCGCCAAAAGCCTCAATGCATGAAGCGTACAAGAGCTTCTGCTCGCAGCACCCCCTGAAGAAGTTGTCCATGCCGAAGAGCGACCTGGTATGGTCCTACTACGACATTAATAGTAGAAATGAAAACATAGTGATTTTTCTGCATGGGATATGTGGGACAGCCGGGTGTTACTTTTACCAACTGGATGCACTGGCAAACTTAGGGTTCCGAGTCATCTCCTTTCAGTACCCATGTTATAATTACCTAAAGGAttggataaaaaatatgtgtaacATATTggaatatttaaatataaagaaggcacatttttttgcctccgaTTTGGGTGGATACCTAATGCAGTTGTATGCAAAATTGTACCCATCCAAAGTGGAGTCTTTAATTCTGTGCAATTCGTATAGAAGGACAGATGACTTTGCTGCAGTTGCAGCGTTCAGAAATGTCTACGGGAAATTATACAGCTTTTTGCCCCATGtgctattaaaaaaaattatattggaaaattatatttatgtaaattatgtgaatatagatttgaaggagaaaaattcTTTAGAGTTCATGAGTAACGAAGTGGACTTAATATCATCTGCAGACttggggggaagaataagTTTGCAATTGTCCTCAGAAAACGTCGACAGTATTTGTGTCAACGATAGGAGTATCACCATTCTGCAGACATTAAATAATACCTATGCGGATAGCCTAAATGAGGACATGAAAAATGCTTACCCGTATGCTAAACATGCCATCTTAAAATCGGGGGGCTCCTTTCCCTACCTCAGTAGGCACGAAGAGGtcaatatgtacattttggtTCACCTGAGGAATAACTGTAATGCTGTTTTTGTGAAGGAGCAAATAAGTAGCATGAGTTATATGCACCAACtgaaaagtgaagaagtggaCATTGAGCAGTTCGCTTCTGGGAGAAAATTTGGCAAACGGGTTGATGGGAATGTTCGCAAGATGACCagtgaaggggggaagtgtaAGATTAGCACCATCAATCGGTGTGGCACGAGTCCCTCTAGTGGTGATATGCATAAGGGTACAACCTACCACACCGAGGGTGGAGACCCTAACGGGGCTACCTTTTCGTATaaggaaaggagaaaaacggaggaaggcaaaataaaacagggAGTACGTAGCATCAGGAGGGATGGGCACCCAGAGGAACAGGAGgatctttttaatttgtataaatatgGCAGCTATAATAGTTGTGAAAATTTTAGCCGGAAGGACACAGTGACTAGCGAGGAGACCGTTAACAGCCACGAAAAGGTGGACGCCGTGGTCAGTAGTGGTCAACATAGTCGCTACCGAGGCGGTGCGTATGGGGAGGTATACCCCACGAAAGATGATTTCCACGCTGGGGGAATAAGCGCAAAGTTTGGTGAAGAGCGCCACGAGAGCTATGCCAAGCAGAATCCgtatgaagaacaaaatgaacattgcGCGAATTTGCACAATTACACAAATGAGGCATTCCCAGATGATCCCGACGCGGACATCGTGGGTATAAATCACAATGACGgttattacaaaaatggtTATCAGCACGTGAGCAGAAATGTGACGCGCGAAGACGATGTGTATGGCAGCCCTAATGGCGAATATACGTACACGAGCAATGAGGACATCCAAACGGCCGGGCGAAGTGTGCGTAACTCGGAGGAACGCTACAACGACGAGTCTTTAAATTATGCCGACAGCTGTAATGAAAATGACCCGCGGTATGGCCGCgcaaatgttaataaaaatgacattttctGCCATTTTTAA
- a CDS encoding hypothetical protein, conserved (encoded by transcript PVX_118415A) — protein sequence MDITEFEIPLFSPNITEINFGIFDLWLRGHNEYEVLCMLQNSFYADLLKRKNELNNAGDGDGDGYADGDGDDDFDGEDVEGKTTNKEKSDHAISKEIENAVKEKYKDNVFFVKNRIMNMFNMENKESDYIGSNILFDHFLCLYIKQQFYIFNILSHHLTNLDLRFSNFYIPISKNKALKLIKNYYNIDFNLEKEIIKYKSINNISKYTNEIVKITSIHKISVKRQIENIKNMWKYVINIYERRNINISTLHKKRRISMKKVLKFLKKNFQLYKFFMKKETVLDMNNNDGHYRNRSFLFKKKKKKRKGKGKGKGKKKVQNNTNSKNEYLQYNIIKTLENLVGIYLAKRYFRLYWIISYHIEVPKKVNIPYPYFNNIILLLLEKLQINDLILSKEYINISKEIYSTFKSNKNMDALKSKLCGLADINNSLRTRVLIRLKCIMNLLCCFRNSYEITKFLLIFYELQKNEPFTNEKTFIKQNIGNNNFVNRIMCFIK from the exons ATGGACATCACGGAATTTGAAATACCGCTCTTTTCGCCAAACATTActgaaataaattttgggATCTTCGACCTGTGGCTCCGGGGGCACAATG AATACGAAGTGCTGTGCATGCTGCAGAACAGCTTCTACGCCGACTTGCTCAAAAGGAAGAACGAGTTGAACAACGCGGGCGACGGGGATGGGGATGGCTATGCTGATGGTGACGGCGATGACGACTTCGACGGCGAAGATGTAGAGGGGAAAACGACGAACAAGGAGAAGAGCGACCATGCGATTAGCAAGGAGATCGAAAATGcggttaaagaaaaatacaaagacaatgttttttttgtaaaaaatagaattatGAATATGTTTAACATGGAAAATAAGGAAAGCGACTACATAGGGAGCAACATTTTGTTCGACCATTTTCTATGTTTATACATAAAACAgcagttttatatttttaacattttatccCACCATTTGACCAATTTGGATCTGcgtttttccaatttttacatCCCcataagcaaaaataaggCGCTAAAactgataaaaaattattacaacaTTGACTTCAATTTGGAgaaggaaattataaaatataaaagcatTAACAACATTTCCAAGTACACAAATGAGATTGTTAAAATTACCAGTATACACAAAATTTCAGTCAAAAGacaaatagaaaatataaaaaatatgtggaAATATGTGATAAATATCTACGAAAGgagaaatataaacataaGTACGTTACATAAGAAAAGACGGATAAGTATGAAAAAGGTAttaaaatttcttaaaaagaatttccaactttataaattttttatgaaaaaggaaaccgTTTTGGACATGAATAATAATGATGGGCATTATCGAAATaggtcatttttatttaaaaaaaaaaaaaaaaaaaggaaaggaaaaggaaaaggaaaaggaaagaaaaaggtacAAAATAACACCAATTCGAAGAATGAATATCTTcagtataatataattaaaactttGGAAAATCTTGTTGGCATTTATTTAGCCAAGAGGTACTTTCGCCTCTACTGGATTATATCCTATCATATCGAGGTACCAAAAAAGGTGAACATTCCTTACCCCTATTTTAACAACATCATTTTGTTGTTATTGGAAAAGCTACAAATTAACGATCTGATTCTCTCTaaggaatatataaatattagtAAAGAGATATACAGCACCTTCAAGAGCAACAAGAATATGGACGCGCTGAAAAGTAAGTTGTGTGGCCTCGCCGACATTAACAACTCGCTGCGCACCAGGGTCCTCATTCGGCTCAAGTGCATCATGAATCTGCTCTGCTGCTTTAGGAAT TCTTACGAGATAACCAAATTCCTGCTAATTTTCTACGAGctgcaaaaaaacgaaccGTTCACGAACGAGAAGACCTtcataaaacaaaacatcggcaataacaattttgtgaaCAGGATAATGTGCTTTATAAAGTAA
- a CDS encoding structure specific recognition protein, putative (encoded by transcript PVX_118420A): protein MGENAGSSGSNPVISIGNIRGFGGCDYGSFRMSNEFLGWKNKKTNSVYQYKCSDISEAEWIKTSYNNNRLHLKFSEQKDNLIIFFDGFPDRNTSEITQHFQKYFNLRLASRKLATRGWNWGEFKLENSNITFDIDNKYAFTIPTNSISQLNVQIKTDIAMELKNEENKKTNEDFLSEIRFCYPHENDENQNFQNFKNDLLEKVNIGDSKSECIASLANIPLLVPRGRYEIEMYTKSFKLHGKSYDFTIQYTNINKMLLVPKSNSNQYVLIFSLNNKMKQGQTEYPFILIQLNNDDDMELDINASEEDLKKYKLEKSLSGKAYDVVTRLFTALVKKNAIIPGDYRTAKNEHGITCSYRAASGQLYPLNKYFLFIIKPVILISFDDIVTLSFQRTGNINQHRFFSLIIKHKRGMSYEYTNIDKSEYLPLLEFLKSKNIHIQDDANVADKKQDFGDELSESDEEEYVADEDDDDEEDYVAEDEEDDDDDEADEEEEEEEEEEEDDDK, encoded by the coding sequence ATGGGAGAGAACGCCGGCAGCTCGGGGAGCAACCCCGTGATCTCCATCGGAAACATCCGGGGGTTCGGGGGCTGCGACTACGGATCGTTTCGTATGTCCAACGAGTTCCTAggatggaaaaacaaaaaaacgaacagcGTATACCAGTACAAGTGCAGCGACATAAGTGAAGCGGAGTGGATAAAAACGAGCTACAACAATAACAGGCTACACCTAAAGTTCAGTGAGCAGAAAGACAACTTGATCATCTTTTTCGACGGATTCCCAGATAGAAATACATCCGAAATAACCCAGCATTTTCAGAAATATTTCAATCTCAGATTAGCTAGCAGGAAGCTAGCCACGAGGGGATGGAACTGGGGAGAATTCAAGCTGGAAAACTCGAACATAACCTTTGACATAGACAATAAGTATGCTTTTACCATTCCAACGAACAGCATCAGTCAGCTGAATGTCCAGATAAAGACGGACATAGCgatggaattaaaaaatgaggaaaataaaaaaacgaatgaagATTTCCTATCAGAAATACGCTTCTGTTATCCTcatgaaaatgatgaaaatcaaaattttcaaaattttaaaaatgatttgctagaaaaagtaaatataGGAGACTCCAAAAGTGAATGCATTGCTTCCCTTGCAAATATTCCTCTCCTGGTCCCAAGAGGAAGATACGAAATCgaaatgtacacaaaatCGTTCAAGCTACATGGGAAGTCCTACGACTTTACCATTCAGTATactaacataaataaaatgttgcTAGTGCCCAAAAGTAACTCCAATCAGtacgttttaatttttagcctaaataacaaaatgaagcaagGACAAACTGAATACCCTTTCATTTTGATTCAACTCAATAACGATGATGATATGGAATTGGATATCAACGCAAGTGAGGaagatttgaaaaaatataaattggaaaaatcACTCTCCGGAAAAGCATACGATGTAGTTACTAGACTGTTTACCGCTCTGGTTAAAAAGAATGCCATCATCCCAGGGGACTACAGaacagcaaaaaatgaacatggcATCACATGCAGTTATAGAGCAGCCAGTGGACAGTTGTACCCCCTAAATAAatacttcctttttattataaaaccGGTCATCCTAATCTCCTTTGATGATATCGTCACACTCAGTTTTCAAAGAACGGGCAACATAAATCAACACCGTTTCTTCTCCCTAATTATAAAACACAAAAGAGGGATGAGTTATGAGTATACCAATATTGATAAAAGTGAATACCTCCCTCttttggaatttttaaaaagtaaaaatatacacattcAGGATGATGCCAATGTTGCCGATAAAAAACAGGACTTTGGCGATGAACTCTCCGAATCGGATGAAGAGGAGTACGTTGCGGATGAGGATGATGATGACGAGGAGGATTACGTCGCGGAAGATGAGGAAgacgatgacgacgatgaggcagatgaggaggaagaggaagaggaagaggaagaagaagacgatgATAAGTAG